One stretch of Streptomyces sp. NBC_00443 DNA includes these proteins:
- a CDS encoding MFS transporter produces MRYFRLLVLGNGISAYGSYLNMVALNVFVYDATGSALAAGLFMAVRLATSVVSGWVSGRLVSAYDRKRLMVGADLCQAVALLTLLITPDATRVGLLYVLAVVTGGCSTLSQVALRSSIPEIVGAEHRVRANGLLVTGRSLAMIAGFASSGLVVAQLGYSAAFALDAASFLVSATVLFLLPVRTRAAKDASGGSAGSSGAARWTARMLLATAPLLMAMIAIRAVDGLGSSSHNVALPIYSSSLDPDHPATFISQFWATWAIGNIVVQQVIGRITKKTGRTPGERAFALGACVMSAGFIVVFSGLPTVPAVIAALVAGAADGFTEIVYVSRLQAAPDEQRGRLFGLSASAENTGFGLGMLVSGALLETFSPLQVVASFHGLAIVLCGALLLLLLRRGRTADQDAEETVSQDKPTVTEGRS; encoded by the coding sequence ATGAGGTACTTCCGGCTGCTCGTCCTGGGCAACGGCATCTCGGCGTACGGCAGTTACCTGAACATGGTGGCGCTCAACGTCTTCGTCTACGACGCCACGGGCAGCGCGCTGGCCGCCGGCCTGTTCATGGCCGTACGCCTGGCGACGAGTGTCGTGTCGGGCTGGGTGAGCGGTCGTCTCGTCTCGGCCTACGACCGCAAGCGACTGATGGTCGGCGCCGACCTGTGCCAGGCCGTGGCACTGCTGACACTGCTGATCACACCGGACGCCACCCGCGTGGGGCTGCTCTACGTCCTTGCCGTGGTCACCGGCGGCTGCTCGACGCTCTCCCAGGTGGCCCTGCGCAGCAGCATCCCGGAGATCGTCGGCGCGGAGCACCGCGTGCGCGCCAACGGACTGCTGGTGACCGGGCGTTCGCTCGCGATGATCGCCGGGTTCGCCTCGTCGGGTCTGGTGGTCGCGCAACTCGGCTACTCCGCGGCGTTCGCCCTGGACGCGGCGTCCTTCCTGGTCTCCGCGACGGTGCTGTTCCTGCTGCCTGTGCGCACCCGGGCGGCGAAGGACGCCTCGGGCGGCTCCGCGGGGTCCTCCGGCGCCGCGCGCTGGACGGCGCGGATGCTGCTGGCCACGGCCCCGCTGCTGATGGCGATGATCGCCATCCGGGCGGTGGACGGGCTGGGCTCCTCCTCCCACAACGTCGCCCTGCCCATCTACTCCAGCAGCCTGGACCCCGACCATCCGGCCACGTTCATCAGCCAGTTCTGGGCCACCTGGGCCATCGGCAACATCGTCGTCCAGCAGGTGATCGGCCGGATCACCAAGAAGACCGGGCGCACACCCGGGGAGCGGGCGTTCGCGCTCGGTGCCTGTGTGATGTCGGCCGGGTTCATCGTCGTCTTCAGCGGGCTGCCGACCGTGCCCGCGGTCATCGCCGCGCTCGTCGCCGGCGCCGCCGACGGGTTCACCGAGATCGTCTACGTGTCGCGGCTGCAGGCCGCCCCGGACGAGCAGCGCGGCCGTCTCTTCGGGCTCTCCGCCTCGGCCGAGAACACCGGCTTCGGGCTCGGCATGCTCGTGAGCGGCGCCCTGCTGGAGACGTTCTCGCCGCTGCAGGTCGTCGCCTCCTTCCACGGCCTGGCGATCGTCCTGTGCGGCGCGCTGCTCCTGCTGCTTCTGCGCCGGGGACGCACAGCTGACCAAGACGCTGAGGAAACGGTCAGTCAGGACAAACCGACGGTGACGGAGGGACGCAGTTGA
- a CDS encoding MupA/Atu3671 family FMN-dependent luciferase-like monooxygenase → MTGLHGISAALDQDLAAMAELSQRIAEQMGGAGASVPEQRSPQAPRVHGPRVTVARTSGMVQDVSPDSQQEHLADLVRRYTARTPTSKSIAQRYRRVLADSRAVVGFRSGTKEMLYPIAGHRASGARLQDVDGNEYVDITMGFGVLLFGHEPDFVTEAVREHLSRGIQLGPRNVETGEAAELLAELTGLERVAFANSGTEANSAAIRLARAATGRDKIVTFLGAYHGHADNVLGRTSGSGTDQVTVPVSRGIPQASVSDLLVLDYGTDAALEAIARHADDIAAVVVEPVQSRHPSLRPVEFVRKLRELTRRHGIVLLFDEMLTGFRPALRGAQELYGVTPDLATYGKLLGGGFPIGAIAGRADIMDGVDGGHWSYGDDSYPPADTTFFGGTYIQHPVSMVAARAVLTHLKEHSPHLQERLNARTAELAATLNDFFEAEEFPLRMSHFGSQFRFEHRADMELLYHHLMLRGVHVWEWRNFFLSTAHTDGDLEFVADAVRDSLRELRTAGFFPGGRPVARKAVPPEPTAVPPEPKPDPAVPAAAPPPAPVASMAWNAAAVSDSRKAPASEPAARTTDFSVYFFGDYPQDTSASSEGGRGQYELLMEVARFADRHDFHALWMPERHFHSFGGLFPNPAVLAAALSRETERVRLNAGSVVLPLHDPIRVAEEWSMVDNLSGGRVGIGVASGWSAKDFVFFPDRFGRHKELMYEQLEEVRKFWRGDAVRRASGDGEAEVRLFPRPVQDAPPMYTAVVGNPASFELAARHDLGIVTNLMTQSVEQLGENIARYRRTRAQHGLDPDAGRVAVLLHTYLGDDHDTARTEAYEPLSRYMRASLSVFSGVTNSLGHNVDLAELSEDDLDAVFRRAYGRYCDQRALIGTVDSVRPVVDAVTAAGADEIVALVDFGVAPDELREGLPHLEALRRTYRRTADAAPADAPLSPGQERIWFLERLLPGRTAYNEVKAIRLEGPLDVPALRVALRGLVARHEGLRTVFRESGGEPRQVVQESPVEPDVEVVDGTGNPRTALRDVLAAESARRFDLADGPLFVTRLVRLAEAEHVLVLSLHHIVVDAASATVLARDLSALYRAERDGTTPDLPALTWSYADHAREQAASASSPEADEDLAHWRRTLGGDLPVLALPTDRPRPATMTSNGRAVFHTLTPELSGRLRELSRARRSTLFMTLLAGYGAMLHRVTGQPDIVVGTPISDRPERAEHVLGFFVNTLALRLDLSGDPAFGTLLDRVRTVALDAYDHARVPFETVVRELAPPRAVDRTPVFQAFAEFQRAEPFRFDLPGIEATPLDAGPDKSLTDLTVYFTDQPEGIRCHLEYNTDLFDQETVAGFFATFQNLLAAAVDTPDTPLSRLAPEAVDTAAEGEPVPSSWQRGPSRPLAGTTVHALVARQAAARPDSTAVISGDTRLTYRELNDRAEQLAAVLREQPSMDGGAEVVALWLPRSADLVVAMLAALKAGLAHVPLDPSLGRVRAEQVIAECGARTVVSAPGEAAVLKLPPGVTVVSPDATPTAPHPPRSASATDNQSPCCVLYTSGSTGTPKGVVLAHRAVLDLCEWHHRRFAFTSADRSAVVCSQSFDASILEIWPALTAGASVTIAEEGVRRDPLTLARWYAHEHVTFSILPTALGEQLLRLPPHEQPPLRHLLLGGDVLRTRPRPEAPYETVNVYGPTETTVLCTTETVAAHSDDPARPIAIGRPADNVRLSVLDESGRPVPVGTAGELYVGGPGVALGYLHRPELTAERFLPDPDGGPDARRYRTGDLVRWTGDGTLEFCGRTDDQVKIRGFRVEPEEVSRTLNALDGVREAAVLARRNDRGDAYLAAYAVPSDPIGEGADDRQAYADLLAEELAARLPEYLVPRAWRVLTALPVSGNGKLDRSALPAPDLVTSAPTRTPSAVGEAPAAGHLTGIERRVRDLWAEEFGVDADGIAADASFFDLGGHSITAMRLVNRVREDFGTEYPMLSFYQEPTLRAMTAQLAAAAGETAEPGSAGPSPAAETDDDGAGPVEHRAPATVQQSRFAAVHADHRLPQVYNVALRLTLTGDLDVAALRTALTGLVERHEGLRTRLARSGDGWEQQVLRPRPVELPVEDLTGLPAQERQAALDRAGSEAAETPVDPTGGIPMALRLLRSGESTWSLLLVLHHSACDGWSVSLLLKELAALYGSAVAGEPHALPPVQCQPAAYARWQQDQVDEAAEERKVQFWLRELDGVPFTVDLPLDRPRPQSASGRGGAVMFTVPAAARAAVERLARERGTTPFVVTAAALGRMLARKSGQSDVVFNVSYANRERRAFESLLACTVTGFALPVRQGGADSFAALTDQVARTTVECMDRALPVRRIAPAMRERNGVDVPDRLDVGFAYQSSLDAEVELPGLTTAIEDLAPAAARTELTFGLVPAGDELKGFVEYSADLWDRSTIEGWTRDYIGLLSEEVDRALGR, encoded by the coding sequence GTGACCGGGCTGCACGGCATATCCGCCGCACTGGACCAGGACCTGGCGGCGATGGCGGAACTCTCCCAGCGCATCGCCGAGCAGATGGGCGGAGCCGGCGCCTCCGTCCCGGAGCAGCGCTCGCCGCAGGCACCACGCGTTCACGGCCCCCGGGTGACGGTCGCGAGGACCTCCGGAATGGTGCAGGACGTCTCACCGGACTCCCAGCAGGAGCACCTGGCCGACCTCGTACGCCGCTACACCGCAAGGACCCCGACCTCCAAGAGCATCGCCCAGCGCTACCGCCGCGTCCTGGCCGACAGCCGTGCAGTCGTCGGCTTCCGCAGCGGTACGAAGGAGATGCTGTACCCGATCGCGGGCCACCGGGCGAGCGGGGCACGGCTCCAGGACGTCGACGGCAACGAGTACGTCGACATCACGATGGGCTTCGGCGTCCTCCTGTTCGGCCACGAACCCGACTTCGTCACCGAGGCCGTGCGCGAGCACCTGTCCCGGGGCATCCAGCTCGGCCCGCGCAACGTCGAGACCGGCGAGGCGGCGGAACTCCTCGCCGAACTGACCGGTCTGGAGCGGGTCGCCTTCGCCAACTCCGGTACGGAGGCGAACTCCGCGGCCATCCGTCTCGCCCGCGCCGCGACCGGCCGCGACAAGATCGTCACCTTCCTGGGCGCGTACCACGGCCACGCCGACAACGTCCTCGGCCGCACCTCGGGCAGCGGCACCGACCAGGTCACCGTGCCCGTCTCCCGAGGCATCCCGCAGGCTTCGGTCTCCGATCTGCTGGTCCTCGACTACGGCACCGACGCCGCCCTGGAGGCGATCGCCCGGCACGCGGACGACATCGCCGCGGTCGTCGTGGAGCCGGTGCAGAGCAGGCACCCCTCCCTGCGGCCCGTCGAGTTCGTACGGAAACTGCGCGAGCTGACCCGCCGCCACGGCATCGTCCTGCTCTTCGACGAGATGCTGACCGGCTTCCGCCCGGCGCTGCGCGGCGCGCAGGAGCTGTACGGCGTCACACCGGACCTCGCCACGTACGGCAAGCTGCTCGGCGGCGGCTTCCCCATCGGGGCCATCGCCGGCCGCGCCGACATCATGGACGGCGTCGACGGCGGCCACTGGTCCTACGGCGACGACAGCTACCCGCCCGCCGACACCACGTTCTTCGGCGGTACGTACATCCAGCACCCGGTGTCGATGGTCGCCGCGCGCGCCGTGCTGACCCACCTCAAGGAGCACAGCCCGCACCTCCAGGAGCGGCTCAACGCACGTACCGCCGAACTGGCCGCGACGCTCAACGACTTCTTCGAGGCCGAGGAATTCCCGCTGCGGATGAGCCACTTCGGCTCCCAGTTCCGCTTCGAGCACCGCGCCGACATGGAGCTCCTCTACCACCACCTGATGCTGCGCGGCGTGCACGTCTGGGAGTGGCGCAACTTCTTCCTGTCCACCGCCCACACGGACGGCGACCTCGAGTTCGTGGCGGACGCCGTACGTGATTCGCTGCGCGAGCTGCGGACGGCGGGCTTCTTCCCGGGCGGGCGGCCGGTGGCGCGGAAGGCTGTGCCACCCGAACCGACGGCCGTACCACCCGAACCGAAACCGGACCCGGCCGTCCCCGCGGCGGCGCCGCCGCCCGCCCCGGTCGCCTCCATGGCCTGGAACGCCGCAGCCGTCTCCGACTCCCGCAAGGCGCCCGCGAGCGAACCCGCCGCCCGCACCACCGACTTCAGCGTCTACTTCTTCGGCGACTACCCCCAGGACACCTCCGCGTCGAGCGAGGGTGGCCGTGGCCAGTACGAACTCCTCATGGAGGTCGCCCGGTTCGCCGACCGGCACGACTTCCATGCGCTGTGGATGCCCGAGCGCCACTTCCACTCCTTCGGCGGCCTCTTCCCCAACCCGGCGGTGCTCGCCGCCGCGCTCTCCCGGGAGACCGAACGCGTCCGGCTCAACGCGGGCTCCGTCGTGCTGCCGCTCCACGACCCCATCCGGGTCGCCGAGGAGTGGTCGATGGTCGACAACCTCTCCGGCGGGCGTGTCGGCATCGGCGTCGCCAGTGGCTGGAGCGCCAAGGACTTCGTGTTCTTCCCCGACCGCTTCGGCCGGCACAAGGAGCTGATGTACGAGCAGCTGGAGGAGGTACGGAAGTTCTGGCGCGGCGACGCCGTGCGCCGGGCCAGTGGTGACGGCGAGGCCGAGGTACGCCTCTTCCCGCGTCCGGTGCAGGACGCCCCGCCCATGTACACCGCGGTGGTCGGCAACCCCGCCTCCTTCGAACTGGCCGCCCGCCACGACCTGGGCATCGTCACCAACCTGATGACCCAGAGCGTCGAACAGCTCGGGGAGAACATCGCCCGCTACCGGCGTACACGGGCTCAGCACGGCCTGGACCCGGACGCCGGGCGGGTGGCCGTCCTGCTGCACACCTACCTTGGCGACGACCACGACACCGCGCGGACCGAGGCGTACGAACCGCTGTCCCGCTATATGCGCGCGTCCCTGTCGGTGTTCAGCGGCGTCACCAACAGCCTCGGGCACAACGTCGACCTGGCCGAGCTGAGCGAGGACGACCTGGACGCGGTGTTCCGCCGGGCCTACGGCCGTTACTGCGACCAGCGCGCGCTGATCGGCACGGTGGACAGCGTCCGCCCGGTGGTGGACGCGGTGACCGCGGCGGGTGCCGACGAGATCGTCGCCCTCGTCGACTTCGGTGTCGCTCCGGACGAACTGCGCGAGGGCCTGCCACACCTGGAAGCGCTGCGCCGCACATACCGGCGGACAGCTGATGCCGCCCCCGCCGACGCGCCGCTGTCGCCCGGTCAGGAACGGATCTGGTTCCTGGAGCGCCTGCTCCCGGGCCGCACCGCCTACAACGAGGTCAAGGCGATCCGCCTCGAAGGTCCCCTCGACGTACCGGCTCTCCGCGTGGCTCTGCGCGGCCTCGTCGCACGGCACGAGGGGCTCCGTACCGTCTTCCGCGAGAGCGGAGGCGAGCCACGACAGGTGGTGCAGGAGTCGCCGGTCGAGCCCGATGTCGAGGTCGTCGACGGCACAGGCAACCCGCGGACCGCGCTGCGGGACGTCCTGGCCGCGGAGAGCGCACGCCGCTTCGACCTGGCCGACGGCCCGCTGTTCGTCACCCGGCTGGTCAGGCTCGCCGAGGCGGAGCACGTCCTCGTGCTGTCCCTCCACCACATCGTGGTCGACGCGGCCTCCGCCACCGTCCTCGCCCGCGACCTCTCCGCGCTCTACCGCGCCGAACGCGACGGCACCACCCCGGACCTGCCCGCGCTCACCTGGAGCTACGCCGACCACGCCAGGGAGCAGGCGGCGTCCGCGAGCAGCCCCGAGGCCGACGAGGACCTGGCCCACTGGCGCCGCACCCTCGGCGGCGACCTGCCCGTCCTCGCGCTGCCCACCGACCGGCCGCGCCCGGCGACAATGACCTCCAACGGCCGGGCGGTCTTCCACACGCTCACTCCGGAACTCTCCGGACGGCTGCGGGAGTTGAGCCGCGCCCGCCGCAGCACCCTGTTCATGACCCTGCTCGCCGGCTACGGTGCCATGCTGCACCGGGTCACCGGGCAGCCGGACATCGTCGTCGGCACCCCGATCTCGGACCGGCCCGAGCGGGCCGAGCACGTGCTCGGGTTCTTCGTGAACACCCTCGCGCTGCGCCTCGACCTGTCCGGCGACCCGGCGTTCGGCACGTTGCTGGACCGCGTCCGCACGGTCGCTCTCGACGCGTACGACCACGCGCGCGTGCCGTTCGAGACGGTCGTGCGCGAGCTTGCCCCGCCCCGGGCCGTCGACCGGACACCGGTGTTCCAGGCGTTCGCGGAGTTCCAGCGCGCCGAACCGTTCCGCTTCGACCTGCCCGGCATCGAGGCCACACCGCTGGACGCCGGCCCGGACAAGTCCCTGACCGACCTCACGGTCTACTTCACGGACCAGCCCGAGGGCATCCGCTGCCACCTGGAATACAACACCGACCTCTTCGACCAGGAGACGGTCGCCGGGTTCTTCGCCACCTTCCAGAACCTGCTCGCCGCGGCGGTCGACACCCCTGACACGCCGCTGTCCCGGCTCGCCCCGGAGGCCGTCGACACCGCCGCCGAAGGTGAGCCCGTACCGAGCTCCTGGCAGCGCGGCCCGTCCCGGCCGCTCGCGGGCACCACCGTCCACGCCCTGGTCGCCCGGCAGGCGGCCGCTCGGCCGGACAGCACCGCCGTGATCAGCGGCGACACCCGGCTGACATACCGCGAACTGAACGACCGCGCCGAGCAGTTGGCCGCCGTCCTGCGGGAACAGCCCTCGATGGACGGCGGTGCCGAGGTCGTGGCGTTGTGGCTACCGCGCTCCGCCGACCTCGTCGTCGCCATGCTCGCCGCACTCAAAGCGGGCCTTGCCCACGTCCCGCTGGATCCGTCCCTCGGCCGGGTGCGCGCCGAGCAGGTCATCGCCGAGTGCGGGGCACGGACCGTGGTGTCGGCGCCCGGCGAGGCGGCCGTTCTGAAGCTGCCGCCGGGCGTGACCGTCGTATCCCCCGACGCGACCCCGACCGCACCCCACCCGCCGCGCTCCGCGTCCGCCACCGACAATCAGTCCCCGTGCTGTGTCCTCTACACCTCGGGCAGCACCGGCACACCCAAGGGCGTCGTGCTGGCGCACCGCGCTGTCCTCGACCTGTGCGAGTGGCACCACCGGCGCTTCGCGTTCACCTCGGCCGACCGCAGCGCCGTCGTGTGCAGCCAGAGTTTCGACGCCTCGATCCTGGAGATCTGGCCGGCGCTCACCGCGGGAGCGTCGGTCACCATCGCCGAAGAGGGAGTCCGCAGGGATCCACTGACCCTGGCCCGCTGGTACGCCCACGAGCACGTCACCTTCTCCATCCTCCCCACCGCCCTGGGCGAACAGCTCCTGCGGCTGCCTCCACATGAGCAGCCGCCCCTGCGTCACCTCCTGCTGGGCGGTGACGTACTGCGCACCAGGCCGCGGCCCGAGGCGCCGTACGAGACGGTGAACGTCTACGGACCCACCGAGACCACCGTGCTGTGCACGACGGAAACCGTCGCCGCGCACAGCGACGACCCCGCTCGGCCGATCGCGATCGGACGCCCGGCGGACAACGTACGGCTGAGCGTGCTCGACGAGTCGGGGCGCCCCGTACCCGTCGGCACGGCGGGGGAGTTGTACGTCGGCGGACCGGGCGTGGCCCTCGGCTATCTCCACCGCCCCGAACTCACCGCAGAGCGGTTCCTGCCGGACCCGGACGGCGGCCCGGACGCACGCAGGTACCGCACCGGCGACCTGGTCCGCTGGACCGGGGACGGGACGCTGGAGTTCTGCGGCCGGACCGACGACCAGGTGAAGATCCGCGGCTTCAGGGTCGAGCCGGAGGAGGTCTCCCGCACGCTCAACGCCCTGGACGGCGTGCGCGAGGCGGCCGTACTGGCCCGGCGCAACGACCGCGGTGACGCGTACCTCGCGGCCTACGCGGTACCCTCCGACCCGATCGGAGAGGGAGCCGACGACCGGCAGGCCTACGCCGATCTGCTGGCAGAGGAACTGGCGGCCCGGCTCCCGGAGTACCTCGTACCGCGCGCGTGGCGCGTCCTGACCGCCCTGCCCGTGAGCGGCAACGGCAAGCTGGACCGCTCCGCGCTGCCGGCACCCGACCTCGTCACCTCCGCACCCACCCGCACGCCGAGTGCCGTCGGCGAAGCACCCGCTGCCGGTCACCTGACGGGCATCGAGCGGCGGGTCCGGGACCTGTGGGCCGAAGAGTTCGGCGTCGACGCCGACGGCATCGCGGCCGACGCCTCCTTCTTCGACCTGGGCGGCCACTCGATCACCGCGATGCGGCTGGTCAACCGGGTCCGGGAGGACTTCGGCACCGAGTACCCGATGCTGAGCTTCTACCAGGAGCCGACGCTGAGGGCCATGACGGCCCAACTGGCTGCGGCGGCGGGCGAGACGGCGGAGCCGGGCTCCGCGGGTCCCTCGCCCGCGGCCGAGACCGACGACGACGGAGCCGGCCCGGTGGAGCACCGAGCCCCCGCCACCGTGCAGCAGTCCCGCTTCGCCGCCGTGCACGCCGACCACCGCCTCCCGCAGGTCTACAACGTCGCCCTGCGGCTCACCCTCACCGGTGACCTGGACGTGGCAGCCCTGCGCACCGCCCTGACCGGGCTCGTAGAGCGGCACGAGGGGCTGCGGACGCGCCTGGCACGCAGCGGGGACGGCTGGGAGCAGCAGGTGCTGCGGCCCCGCCCGGTCGAACTGCCGGTGGAGGACCTCACCGGGCTGCCCGCGCAGGAACGGCAGGCGGCCCTGGACCGGGCCGGTTCCGAGGCGGCGGAGACGCCTGTCGACCCCACCGGCGGGATTCCGATGGCGCTGCGCCTCCTGCGCAGCGGCGAGAGCACCTGGTCACTGCTCCTCGTCCTGCACCACTCCGCCTGCGACGGATGGTCCGTCAGCCTGCTGCTGAAGGAACTCGCCGCGCTCTACGGCTCGGCCGTGGCCGGCGAGCCCCACGCCCTGCCGCCCGTGCAGTGCCAGCCCGCGGCGTACGCCCGGTGGCAGCAGGACCAGGTGGACGAGGCCGCCGAGGAGCGGAAGGTGCAGTTCTGGCTGCGCGAGCTCGACGGAGTGCCGTTCACCGTCGACCTGCCCCTGGACCGGCCCCGGCCGCAGAGCGCGAGCGGACGCGGCGGCGCCGTGATGTTCACCGTGCCGGCCGCGGCACGCGCCGCCGTGGAGCGGCTGGCCAGAGAGCGGGGGACGACGCCGTTCGTGGTCACGGCCGCGGCCCTGGGCCGGATGCTCGCGCGGAAGTCCGGGCAGTCCGACGTCGTGTTCAACGTCTCCTACGCCAACCGCGAGCGCCGCGCGTTCGAATCCTTGCTGGCCTGCACGGTCACCGGCTTCGCGCTGCCGGTGCGGCAGGGCGGAGCAGATTCCTTCGCCGCTCTGACGGACCAGGTCGCCCGCACGACCGTGGAGTGCATGGACAGGGCCCTGCCGGTGCGCCGGATCGCCCCCGCGATGAGGGAGCGCAACGGCGTGGACGTGCCGGACCGGCTGGACGTCGGCTTCGCCTACCAGAGCTCTCTGGACGCGGAGGTCGAACTGCCCGGTCTGACCACGGCCATCGAGGACCTCGCGCCCGCCGCGGCCCGTACGGAACTCACCTTCGGGCTCGTCCCGGCCGGCGACGAACTGAAGGGCTTCGTCGAGTACTCGGCCGACCTGTGGGACCGCAGCACGATCGAGGGCTGGACCCGCGACTACATCGGCCTCCTGAGCGAGGAGGTCGACCGGGCGCTCGGGCGGTGA
- a CDS encoding acyltransferase domain-containing protein: protein MLLVSASSEAALTDNTRAFRDRLRQPPAPRLADLVTTAALGRVHGRHRLAVRGTTPAALADALDAWLAGTAAATVTAGTTPTEGHARVAFQFTGQGSQYAGMADALYERFPVIREVLDACDAHYRDLTGDSLLAALRAADASGEEAPEQTPDGPLGGTDTAQPALFALQCALVRLWLDAGIEPYAITGHSVGEYAALYAAGALSLDDGLRLTTERGRLMQQRCAPGAMVAAALDREAALALAAEVPGLEPAVINAERAQVLAGPVEAVERACALLDERGTPGQRLTVTRAFHTALMEPMLEEFRKILDDVVFQPVRIPFVSALDGVTRPPGWTPDTGYFLRHTREPVRFDEALRGVGAVRPDALLEIGPHTTLSGLARRALPALISLPSLRRGTGLGALWGAAAGLHCAGADVGWRVLLAGSGGRRIPLPGYRFQHKDHWTGPELTALSTGTPATEGAEVVQQEAAVGRVLHSIVEATARHLGEEPSAIIGDASFFDLGADSLQMISVLRELEQEHRVKVTMRQLFEETGTPRRLAEFIVARMPGAGLTQPVAAEPPAPAPVAMQPIAPQPVAPEPLAPPRAAALAPAPDPVPAPAPVTPASAPEYATREELEDLARKLQQISQIQLQMMSQLSQLLALQTASVTERLNGKVAK, encoded by the coding sequence GTGCTGCTGGTTTCCGCGAGCAGCGAGGCCGCCCTCACGGACAACACCCGCGCCTTCCGCGACCGGTTACGGCAGCCGCCGGCACCCCGCCTGGCGGACCTGGTCACCACCGCCGCCCTCGGCCGGGTCCACGGCCGCCACCGGCTGGCCGTCCGAGGCACCACTCCGGCCGCCCTCGCCGACGCCCTCGACGCCTGGCTCGCCGGAACGGCCGCGGCGACGGTCACGGCGGGCACCACGCCGACGGAGGGCCACGCGCGCGTGGCGTTCCAGTTCACAGGGCAGGGCAGCCAGTACGCGGGTATGGCCGACGCCCTTTACGAGCGCTTTCCCGTCATACGCGAGGTGCTCGACGCCTGCGACGCCCACTACCGCGACCTCACCGGCGACTCACTGCTCGCCGCGCTGCGGGCGGCAGACGCATCGGGGGAGGAGGCGCCGGAGCAAACGCCCGACGGGCCGCTCGGAGGCACGGACACCGCGCAGCCCGCGCTGTTCGCCCTGCAGTGCGCCCTGGTCCGGCTCTGGCTCGACGCCGGCATCGAGCCGTACGCCATCACCGGGCACAGCGTCGGGGAGTACGCCGCGCTGTACGCGGCCGGAGCCCTGTCGCTCGACGACGGTCTGCGTCTCACCACCGAGCGCGGCCGGCTGATGCAGCAACGCTGCGCCCCCGGCGCCATGGTGGCCGCCGCCCTGGACCGGGAGGCCGCCCTCGCCCTGGCCGCCGAAGTACCCGGCCTGGAGCCGGCCGTGATCAACGCGGAACGCGCACAGGTGCTCGCCGGGCCGGTCGAGGCCGTGGAACGGGCGTGCGCCCTGCTGGACGAGCGCGGCACGCCGGGGCAGCGGCTGACGGTGACCCGTGCCTTCCACACCGCTCTGATGGAACCGATGCTGGAGGAGTTCCGGAAGATCCTGGACGACGTCGTCTTCCAGCCGGTACGGATCCCGTTCGTCAGCGCCCTCGACGGCGTGACCCGCCCGCCCGGCTGGACCCCGGACACCGGCTACTTCCTCCGGCACACCCGCGAGCCCGTCCGCTTCGACGAGGCACTGCGCGGCGTCGGAGCAGTGCGGCCCGACGCCCTGCTGGAGATCGGGCCGCACACCACCCTCAGCGGTCTGGCCCGCCGGGCGCTGCCTGCCCTGATCTCGCTGCCGTCCCTGCGGCGCGGCACCGGGCTCGGTGCCCTCTGGGGTGCGGCGGCGGGGCTGCACTGTGCGGGGGCGGATGTCGGCTGGCGGGTGCTGCTGGCCGGCAGCGGCGGCAGGCGCATCCCGCTGCCCGGATACCGGTTCCAGCACAAGGACCACTGGACAGGGCCGGAGTTGACGGCCCTCAGCACAGGAACACCAGCGACAGAGGGAGCCGAAGTGGTTCAGCAAGAGGCAGCGGTCGGGCGCGTACTTCACAGCATCGTCGAGGCCACGGCCCGGCACCTCGGCGAGGAGCCGTCGGCGATCATCGGTGACGCGTCCTTCTTCGACCTCGGCGCCGACTCGCTGCAGATGATCAGCGTGCTGCGGGAGCTGGAGCAGGAACACCGGGTCAAGGTGACGATGCGGCAGCTGTTCGAGGAGACGGGTACGCCGCGGCGGCTCGCGGAGTTCATCGTCGCCCGCATGCCGGGGGCGGGGTTGACGCAGCCGGTCGCTGCCGAGCCACCTGCTCCCGCGCCCGTCGCTATGCAGCCCATCGCTCCGCAGCCCGTCGCGCCCGAGCCCCTCGCGCCGCCCAGGGCTGCCGCACTTGCACCGGCACCTGACCCGGTTCCCGCTCCCGCGCCCGTCACCCCCGCATCCGCCCCCGAGTACGCCACCCGCGAGGAACTGGAGGACCTCGCCCGCAAACTCCAGCAGATATCCCAGATACAGCTGCAGATGATGTCCCAGCTCTCCCAGTTGCTGGCCCTCCAGACGGCCTCGGTGACCGAGCGGCTCAACGGCAAGGTGGCCAAGTGA